One window from the genome of Acuticoccus sp. I52.16.1 encodes:
- a CDS encoding threonine/serine dehydratase, translating into MDEPAVAITDADIEAAVGRLSGRVVRTQLISSPVLDMKVGARVFIKPECLQRTGSFKFRGATNAIGRIPDGARQRGVVACSSGNHAQGVAEAARVAGIPATIVMPHDAPSIKKARTVRSGATVVGYDRENEDRVKIATDIAAETGATFVSPYDDPGVMAGQGTVGTEIAEDLAAIGVTPDRVLVPVSGGGLLSGVATAIKTRMPTTICQPVEPEGFDDTTRSLRSGQRETNTQKAGSIADALMSQAPGELTFPVMARLAEPGVAVPDALIYKAMAFAFHELKLVTEPGGAIALAALLGGLLDVDGETVVVVLSGGNVDPSMLMRALDDA; encoded by the coding sequence ATGGATGAGCCAGCAGTCGCGATCACCGATGCGGATATCGAGGCGGCCGTCGGCCGATTGAGTGGCCGCGTGGTCCGCACGCAGCTGATCTCCTCGCCCGTGCTCGACATGAAGGTCGGCGCCCGCGTCTTCATCAAGCCCGAGTGCCTGCAACGCACGGGCTCCTTCAAGTTCCGCGGCGCGACCAACGCCATCGGCCGCATCCCGGACGGTGCCCGGCAGCGCGGCGTCGTCGCCTGTTCTTCGGGCAACCACGCGCAAGGCGTCGCCGAGGCGGCCCGCGTCGCCGGCATCCCGGCGACGATCGTCATGCCGCATGATGCGCCGTCGATCAAAAAGGCGCGCACGGTGCGTTCCGGCGCGACCGTCGTCGGCTACGACCGCGAGAACGAGGACCGCGTCAAGATCGCGACCGACATCGCGGCCGAGACCGGCGCCACCTTCGTCTCCCCCTATGACGACCCCGGCGTCATGGCCGGGCAGGGCACCGTCGGCACCGAGATCGCCGAGGATCTCGCCGCGATCGGGGTGACGCCGGACCGTGTGCTGGTGCCGGTCAGCGGCGGCGGGCTCCTCTCGGGCGTGGCGACCGCGATCAAGACGCGGATGCCGACGACGATCTGCCAGCCGGTCGAGCCCGAGGGTTTCGACGACACGACACGGTCCCTGCGCAGCGGCCAGCGCGAGACGAACACGCAGAAGGCCGGCTCGATCGCCGACGCGCTGATGTCGCAGGCGCCGGGCGAATTGACCTTCCCGGTGATGGCCCGCCTCGCCGAGCCCGGCGTCGCCGTGCCGGATGCGCTGATCTACAAGGCCATGGCCTTCGCTTTCCACGAGCTGAAGCTCGTCACCGAGCCGGGCGGCGCCATCGCCCTCGCCGCGCTCCTGGGCGGCCTGCTCGACGTCGACGGAGAGACCGTGGTCGTGGTGCTGTCGGGCGGCAATGTCGACCCGTCGATGCTGATGCGCGCCCTCGACGACGCCTGA
- a CDS encoding glycosyltransferase family 39 protein: MSTPRTARPHDGSLIGAWSPLALVLLVFLAFVPGFSTVPPLDRDEPRYTQATKQMVETGDYVRIRFQDAPRHKKPIGIHWLQAASVWVSGEGNQAPLWVYRIPSLIGAIAAVLLTIWMARAFLSPTHAVLAGALLGATVIVGVEARLAKTDAMLLATVVLMQGALARVWLSQARTWAAPVTFWVGLALGILVKGPIAPMVAVLTVAVLAWRSGRGLLPRLRPLAGLVILAAICLPWFVAIWRATDGAFFTTALGTDFLGKAATGQEGHWAPPLTHLAFFFVVAWPLAPFVLASLRGFWTERSAALLFAAAWAIPSWIVFEATPTKLPHYTLPLFPAIALAAVAVLQTVQPPKILRILAVVGLVLTPLGLVAAGLAAPSVINDNVGAPLDIAGSLLRPATLIGLVAIAFGIVAGVSLWRGRAALSMPVAGSAVLSAVLAQAMVWGLVLPNMTPLWVSPALVAQARAVSPCPDPRIASVGGFNEPSLIFLAGTDTALTSPASAVALARSECLVIVARERAVEEVRAAAADAGVTLAEAAVVEGFNISKGDPVRLTLFVREDP, from the coding sequence ATGTCGACCCCACGAACCGCGCGCCCGCACGACGGGTCCTTGATCGGTGCCTGGAGCCCGCTCGCGCTGGTGCTGCTCGTTTTCCTGGCCTTCGTGCCCGGATTCAGCACCGTGCCGCCGCTCGACCGTGACGAGCCGCGCTACACGCAGGCGACCAAGCAGATGGTGGAGACCGGCGACTATGTCCGGATCCGCTTCCAGGATGCGCCGCGGCACAAGAAGCCGATCGGCATTCACTGGTTGCAGGCGGCCTCCGTCTGGGTCAGCGGCGAGGGCAACCAGGCGCCGCTGTGGGTCTACCGCATCCCATCGCTGATCGGTGCCATCGCGGCGGTCCTGCTGACGATATGGATGGCGCGGGCCTTCCTGTCGCCGACCCATGCGGTGCTGGCCGGGGCGCTGCTGGGCGCGACGGTGATCGTCGGCGTCGAGGCGCGGCTGGCGAAGACGGACGCCATGCTGCTGGCGACCGTCGTCCTGATGCAGGGCGCGCTGGCGCGGGTGTGGCTGTCGCAGGCGCGGACGTGGGCGGCGCCGGTCACGTTCTGGGTGGGACTGGCGCTCGGCATCCTCGTCAAGGGGCCGATCGCGCCGATGGTGGCGGTCCTGACCGTCGCGGTGCTCGCGTGGCGCTCGGGCCGCGGCCTGCTGCCCCGGCTGAGGCCGCTCGCCGGCCTCGTCATCCTGGCGGCGATCTGCCTGCCGTGGTTCGTGGCGATCTGGCGCGCGACCGACGGTGCCTTCTTCACCACCGCCCTCGGGACCGACTTCCTGGGCAAGGCGGCGACCGGACAGGAGGGGCACTGGGCGCCTCCGCTCACCCACCTCGCCTTCTTCTTCGTGGTGGCGTGGCCGCTGGCGCCGTTCGTGCTGGCGAGCCTCCGGGGCTTCTGGACCGAGCGCAGCGCCGCCCTCCTCTTCGCCGCCGCCTGGGCGATCCCGAGCTGGATCGTCTTCGAGGCGACGCCGACCAAGCTGCCGCACTACACCCTCCCCCTCTTCCCGGCGATCGCGCTGGCGGCGGTCGCCGTCCTGCAGACGGTCCAGCCGCCCAAGATCCTGCGCATCCTCGCGGTCGTCGGCCTGGTGCTGACGCCGCTCGGCCTCGTCGCCGCCGGCCTCGCGGCGCCCTCGGTGATCAACGACAACGTCGGTGCCCCGCTCGACATCGCCGGTTCGCTGCTGCGCCCGGCGACCCTCATCGGACTGGTGGCGATCGCATTCGGCATCGTCGCGGGCGTCTCGTTGTGGCGCGGGCGGGCGGCGCTCTCGATGCCGGTCGCGGGATCGGCGGTGCTGTCGGCGGTTCTGGCGCAGGCGATGGTGTGGGGCCTCGTCCTGCCCAACATGACGCCGCTGTGGGTGAGCCCGGCGCTGGTGGCCCAAGCGCGCGCGGTGTCGCCCTGCCCCGACCCGCGCATCGCCAGTGTCGGCGGATTCAACGAGCCGAGCCTCATCTTCCTCGCCGGCACCGACACGGCGCTGACGAGCCCGGCGAGCGCCGTCGCGCTGGCACGCAGCGAATGCCTCGTCATCGTCGCGCGGGAGCGGGCGGTCGAGGAGGTGCGGGCCGCCGCGGCCGACGCCGGCGTGACGCTCGCCGAGGCCGCCGTCGTCGAGGGCTTCAACATCTCCAAGGGCGACCCGGTGCGCCTCACCCTCTTCGTGCGGGAGGACCCGTGA
- the metC gene encoding cystathionine beta-lyase, protein MPFENIPNSSGLHGCSEHSQTPINLPTPRRENSMDDASAARPKRRVATTLAHAGRDPTAYHGFINPPVVHASTVLFPDVQATRTRTQKYTYGINGTPTTDALASIMNELEGAEHTALVSSGLAACTIAFASALKAGDRALVTDNVYMPTRRFSNGFLSRFGVEIVYFDPLDHAAYETELEKGAAAVFLEAPGSLTFEMCDIPYLAARAKAAGAVTMMDNTWATPLFFRPLEHGVDLSIHAATKYLSGHSDLLFGTISGRGEAIANVRNTVQEFGENVGPDDVYSVMRGIRTLQPRMAQFQHNTRKVAEWLSADARVGKVLYPALPGAPGHALWKRDFEGATSLFAVTFKGRTEAEIMKMVDSLTLFGIGASWGGFESLATMPVVNATRSATRWPDDEPLVRINIGLEDPADLIADLDQAMAHL, encoded by the coding sequence ATGCCGTTCGAAAACATACCGAACTCGTCAGGCTTGCATGGCTGTTCGGAGCATAGTCAGACGCCAATCAACCTGCCAACGCCTCGAAGGGAAAATAGTATGGACGATGCGTCCGCCGCCCGCCCCAAGCGCCGCGTCGCAACGACGCTGGCCCACGCGGGCCGCGATCCGACGGCGTACCACGGGTTCATCAACCCGCCGGTCGTTCACGCCTCCACCGTCCTCTTCCCGGACGTGCAGGCGACGCGCACCCGGACCCAGAAATATACCTACGGAATCAATGGGACGCCGACGACCGACGCGCTCGCATCGATCATGAACGAGCTGGAGGGGGCGGAACATACGGCGCTGGTTTCGAGCGGTCTCGCCGCTTGCACGATCGCCTTCGCGTCGGCGCTGAAAGCGGGCGACAGGGCCCTCGTGACCGACAACGTCTATATGCCGACGCGCCGCTTCTCGAACGGATTTTTGTCCCGATTCGGTGTGGAGATCGTCTATTTCGATCCGCTCGATCATGCCGCATACGAAACCGAGCTCGAAAAAGGCGCCGCCGCGGTCTTCCTCGAGGCGCCCGGATCGCTCACCTTCGAGATGTGCGACATTCCGTACCTGGCGGCGCGCGCCAAGGCCGCCGGCGCCGTCACCATGATGGACAACACCTGGGCGACGCCGCTCTTTTTCCGCCCGCTCGAGCATGGCGTGGACCTGTCGATCCATGCGGCGACGAAATATCTGTCCGGCCACTCCGATCTGCTCTTCGGCACGATCTCCGGACGGGGCGAGGCCATCGCCAACGTGCGGAACACCGTTCAGGAGTTCGGCGAAAATGTAGGCCCGGATGACGTTTATTCGGTCATGCGCGGCATCCGTACGTTGCAGCCGCGCATGGCGCAGTTCCAGCACAATACGCGCAAGGTGGCCGAGTGGCTGAGCGCCGACGCGCGGGTCGGCAAGGTGCTTTATCCGGCGTTGCCGGGTGCGCCGGGGCACGCGCTGTGGAAGCGCGACTTCGAGGGCGCGACGTCGCTCTTCGCAGTCACCTTCAAGGGGCGGACCGAGGCGGAGATCATGAAGATGGTCGACAGCCTGACTCTCTTCGGCATCGGAGCCTCCTGGGGCGGCTTCGAGAGCCTGGCGACGATGCCCGTCGTCAACGCCACCCGCTCGGCGACGCGCTGGCCGGACGACGAGCCGCTGGTGCGCATCAATATCGGCCTGGAGGACCCGGCCGATCTGATCGCGGACCTAGACCAGGCGATGGCGCATCTTTGA
- the dgcA gene encoding N-acetyl-D-Glu racemase DgcA, whose amino-acid sequence MTALTAVAEEYPIAGVFSISRERRTIARMVVATLTDGPHVGRGEAVPYPRYGESVEGVLADILAMSDRIAAGLTREELQAAMPAGAARNAIDLAMWDLEAKRSGTRVADMLGQTMAPVTTAYTIGLGEAEEMAEAARNAGDRPLLKIKLGRPLGDDVRIQAIRAAVPNATLIVDANEGWSDNNLLINMSACKAAKVALIEQPLPANRDGALATVSHPVPICADESVHASTDLAALKGRYDAVNIKLDKTGGLTEALKAVEEARRLDLMVMVGCMVTTSLGIAPAMLLTQGAAYVDIDGPLMLARDRDEGLTFDGSTVYPPSAELWG is encoded by the coding sequence GTGACCGCGCTGACCGCCGTCGCGGAAGAATATCCGATCGCGGGCGTCTTCTCGATCTCGCGCGAGCGGCGCACCATCGCGCGGATGGTGGTCGCGACGCTGACCGACGGGCCGCACGTCGGCCGGGGCGAGGCCGTGCCCTATCCGCGCTACGGCGAATCGGTCGAGGGCGTGCTGGCGGACATACTGGCAATGTCCGACCGGATCGCCGCTGGCCTGACGCGCGAGGAGTTGCAAGCGGCGATGCCCGCCGGCGCGGCCCGCAACGCCATCGACCTTGCGATGTGGGACCTGGAGGCCAAGCGCTCCGGCACACGCGTCGCCGACATGCTGGGCCAGACGATGGCGCCGGTGACGACGGCCTACACCATCGGCCTGGGCGAAGCGGAGGAGATGGCGGAGGCGGCCCGCAACGCCGGCGACCGCCCGCTGCTGAAGATCAAGCTCGGGCGCCCGCTGGGGGACGACGTGCGCATCCAGGCGATCCGCGCGGCGGTGCCGAACGCGACCCTGATCGTCGACGCCAACGAGGGTTGGAGCGACAACAACCTCCTGATCAACATGTCGGCCTGCAAGGCGGCGAAGGTCGCGCTGATCGAGCAGCCGCTCCCGGCCAACCGCGACGGCGCGCTGGCGACGGTCTCGCACCCGGTGCCGATCTGCGCCGACGAGAGCGTCCACGCCTCGACGGACCTCGCCGCGCTGAAGGGCCGCTACGACGCGGTGAACATCAAGCTCGACAAGACCGGCGGCCTGACCGAGGCCCTCAAGGCCGTCGAAGAGGCGCGCCGGCTCGACCTGATGGTGATGGTCGGCTGCATGGTGACGACGTCGCTGGGGATCGCACCGGCGATGCTGCTGACCCAGGGCGCCGCCTACGTGGACATCGACGGCCCGCTGATGCTCGCCCGCGACCGCGACGAGGGCCTCACGTTCGACGGCTCGACGGTCTACCCACCGTCCGCCGAACTCTGGGGCTGA
- the dgcN gene encoding N-acetyltransferase DgcN, with protein MELERPYLLFLGDVPDALAAKTSLGIVDWRRDWCVGQWRLPGCKADAKLPEMNATDAAAQGAKTMIVGVVNAGGVLPDHWIASIVEALEAGLDVASGLHKPLASVPAIAEAAAKTGQRLLDVRLSKQSFATGKGTKRPGKRLLTVGTDCSVGKKYTALALEAGMNAKGFDATFCATGQTGVFISGRGVAIDAVVADFISGAAEWLTPETAPDAWQIVEGQGSLFHPSFAGVSLGLLHGAQPDAFVVCHEPTRTRMRGVETPLPSIGEVIEMNIALGRLTNPAIKPVGVAVNTAALDEGAARALLYEIATEYNLPTIDPVRFGVDPIVDALATEYLS; from the coding sequence ATGGAACTCGAACGCCCCTATCTGTTGTTTCTCGGCGACGTTCCTGACGCCTTGGCCGCGAAAACCAGCCTCGGAATCGTCGATTGGCGACGCGATTGGTGCGTGGGTCAGTGGCGCCTGCCGGGCTGCAAGGCGGATGCGAAGCTCCCCGAGATGAACGCGACGGACGCCGCCGCGCAGGGCGCCAAGACGATGATCGTCGGCGTCGTGAACGCCGGCGGGGTGCTGCCGGACCATTGGATCGCCTCGATCGTGGAAGCGCTGGAGGCGGGGCTCGACGTCGCCAGCGGCCTGCACAAGCCGCTCGCCAGCGTTCCGGCGATCGCAGAGGCCGCGGCCAAGACCGGCCAGCGCCTCCTCGACGTGCGCCTCTCCAAGCAGTCCTTCGCCACCGGCAAGGGCACCAAGCGTCCCGGCAAGCGCCTCCTCACCGTCGGCACCGACTGCTCGGTCGGCAAGAAATACACCGCGCTGGCGCTGGAAGCCGGCATGAACGCCAAGGGCTTCGACGCCACCTTCTGCGCCACGGGGCAGACGGGCGTCTTCATCTCCGGCCGCGGCGTCGCCATCGACGCGGTGGTGGCCGACTTCATCTCCGGCGCCGCCGAGTGGCTGACCCCGGAGACCGCGCCGGACGCGTGGCAGATCGTCGAGGGCCAGGGGTCGCTGTTCCACCCGTCGTTCGCGGGCGTCTCGCTGGGGCTTCTGCATGGAGCGCAGCCGGACGCGTTCGTCGTCTGCCACGAGCCGACGCGCACCAGGATGCGCGGCGTGGAGACGCCGCTGCCGTCGATCGGCGAGGTGATCGAGATGAACATCGCCCTCGGCCGGCTCACCAATCCCGCGATCAAGCCGGTCGGCGTCGCGGTCAACACCGCCGCCCTCGACGAGGGGGCCGCGCGCGCGCTCCTCTACGAGATCGCCACGGAATACAACCTGCCCACCATCGACCCGGTGCGGTTCGGCGTGGATCCCATCGTCGACGCGCTGGCGACGGAGTACCTGTCGTGA
- a CDS encoding lipid-A-disaccharide synthase N-terminal domain-containing protein produces the protein MGDVWSGLGTWFHQVFVEQFDVWIAIGFFAQAMFSARFIIQWIASERAGRSVVPVAFWFFSIAGGGMLFVYALSRKDPVFIAGQGAGLLIYARNLWLIFRERKTALTNAS, from the coding sequence ATGGGTGACGTGTGGTCGGGTCTGGGCACCTGGTTCCATCAGGTGTTCGTCGAGCAGTTCGACGTGTGGATCGCGATCGGCTTCTTCGCCCAGGCGATGTTCTCGGCGCGCTTCATCATCCAGTGGATCGCGTCCGAGCGGGCGGGCCGCTCGGTGGTGCCGGTGGCGTTCTGGTTCTTCTCGATCGCCGGCGGCGGGATGCTCTTCGTCTATGCCCTGTCGCGCAAGGATCCGGTGTTCATCGCCGGACAGGGTGCGGGGCTGCTGATCTATGCGCGCAACCTCTGGCTCATCTTCCGTGAGCGCAAGACGGCGCTGACCAACGCCAGCTAG
- a CDS encoding MlaE family lipid ABC transporter permease subunit, translating to MMDAQAPSPTPAVKTHREGETFSATFSGSWTVSAADMAECSVAALDALSEAGRGTKPCDVVFQLAGIATVDTAGAWIIHRERARAEFAGHRVRLEGASPRLQFLLKEIENHIPQLLDRPRQPWAVIRWVNSIGATTVGVFQDFVALLSMLGVFGFRLTTLFTHFRRLRVTSILSNFDRSCRGAVPIVMLMSFLVGLIVAQQGGFYLSSFGATIFVVDMSGILILRELGVLLAAILVAGRSGSAFTAEIGAMRMREEVDALDVLGLDPVEVLVVPRLMALILAMPLLAFLSDIAAILGAMLISWSSLGISPDVFLRRLNEVVTPLEFWIGIAKAPFMALIIGLVGCSEGLKVGGSSESLGRQTTSSVVKAIFLVIVVDGLFAIFFAAVGI from the coding sequence ATGATGGACGCGCAGGCACCATCCCCGACACCGGCGGTGAAGACGCACCGCGAGGGCGAGACGTTCTCGGCAACGTTCAGCGGCAGCTGGACGGTGAGCGCGGCCGATATGGCCGAATGCTCCGTCGCCGCGCTCGACGCGCTGTCGGAGGCGGGGCGCGGCACCAAGCCGTGCGACGTGGTCTTCCAGCTCGCCGGCATCGCCACCGTCGACACCGCGGGCGCTTGGATCATCCACCGCGAACGGGCGCGGGCCGAGTTCGCCGGCCACCGCGTGCGCCTGGAGGGGGCGAGCCCGCGGCTGCAATTCCTCCTCAAGGAGATCGAGAACCACATCCCGCAGCTGCTCGACCGTCCGCGCCAGCCGTGGGCGGTGATCCGCTGGGTCAACTCCATCGGCGCCACCACCGTCGGCGTCTTCCAGGACTTCGTGGCGCTCCTGTCGATGCTGGGGGTGTTCGGCTTCCGCCTGACGACCCTCTTCACCCACTTCCGCCGGCTGCGCGTCACCTCGATCCTCTCCAACTTCGACCGCAGCTGCCGCGGCGCGGTGCCGATCGTGATGCTGATGAGCTTCCTCGTCGGCCTCATCGTGGCGCAGCAGGGCGGGTTCTACCTCTCCTCTTTCGGCGCCACGATCTTCGTGGTGGACATGTCCGGCATCCTCATCCTGCGCGAGCTGGGCGTGCTCCTGGCGGCGATCCTGGTGGCGGGCCGCTCCGGGTCGGCGTTCACCGCCGAAATCGGCGCCATGCGCATGCGTGAAGAGGTGGACGCGTTGGACGTCCTCGGCCTCGACCCGGTCGAGGTGCTGGTGGTGCCGCGGCTGATGGCGCTGATCCTGGCCATGCCGCTCCTCGCCTTCCTGTCCGACATCGCGGCCATCCTGGGGGCGATGCTCATCTCGTGGAGTTCGCTGGGCATCTCGCCGGACGTCTTCCTGCGCCGCCTCAACGAGGTCGTGACGCCGCTCGAATTCTGGATCGGCATCGCCAAGGCGCCGTTCATGGCGCTCATCATCGGCCTGGTGGGCTGCTCGGAGGGGCTGAAAGTGGGGGGGTCGTCCGAGTCGCTGGGCCGGCAGACGACCAGCTCGGTGGTGAAGGCCATCTTCCTGGTGATCGTCGTCGACGGCCTCTTCGCAATCTTCTTCGCAGCGGTGGGGATCTAG
- a CDS encoding glycosyltransferase family 2 protein: MSAAPVVSVLIPAKDEAGAIADLLAEITASSLAVPYELIVVDDGSTDGTAAAALATGLANLRVLRHEASGGKSRAIRAGAQAARGDILVTVDGDGQNDPQFLAALVAPLLADPAVGIVAGQRTRRHDGWRKKLVSKIANRTRRAFLADNTRDTACGLKAMRREVYLTLPFFDNNHRFYPALFMREGWRVAHVDVADRARTSGTSKYGVWDRALVGLPDLLGMWWLRRRAASRPTAVEVRRESSDG; encoded by the coding sequence GTGAGCGCCGCACCCGTCGTCTCGGTCCTGATCCCGGCGAAGGACGAGGCCGGGGCGATCGCGGACCTCCTGGCCGAGATCACCGCCTCCTCGCTCGCCGTCCCCTACGAGTTGATCGTCGTCGACGACGGCTCGACGGACGGCACCGCCGCGGCCGCCCTCGCGACCGGCCTTGCCAACCTGCGCGTGCTGCGGCACGAGGCGTCGGGCGGCAAGTCGCGCGCGATCCGGGCCGGGGCGCAGGCCGCCCGCGGCGACATCCTGGTCACCGTCGACGGAGACGGGCAGAACGATCCGCAATTCCTCGCCGCTCTGGTCGCACCGCTCCTCGCCGACCCCGCCGTCGGCATCGTCGCCGGGCAGCGCACGCGGCGGCACGACGGCTGGCGCAAGAAGCTCGTCTCGAAGATCGCCAACCGCACCCGCCGGGCCTTTCTCGCCGACAACACGCGCGACACCGCCTGCGGTCTGAAAGCCATGCGCCGGGAGGTCTATCTCACCCTGCCGTTCTTCGATAACAACCACCGCTTCTATCCGGCCCTCTTCATGCGGGAGGGCTGGCGCGTGGCGCATGTGGACGTGGCCGACCGGGCACGCACCAGCGGCACCTCGAAATACGGCGTATGGGACCGCGCGCTGGTGGGTCTGCCCGACCTTCTGGGCATGTGGTGGTTGCGGCGGCGGGCGGCCTCCCGCCCCACCGCGGTCGAAGTGAGACGGGAGTCGAGCGATGGGTGA
- a CDS encoding phosphodiesterase encodes MAVFVHLTDLHLRPPGVLTLGRIDTDRYVVQAIDAINARHPDIDAVIVSGDITDLGEDEAYNRAAMLLSRFPVPVIVVPGNHDQTAALREAFRAFPGLGEETVPGKACHAHRVAGVTLVALDTSIDQLATNGHHGELGAAQLEWLDATLSQAGPALIAMHHPPFGVGIGFMDKIGLADARGFAKVLARHENVLRIVCGHVHRTIVSEVGGVPAIAIPGVAHQVVMALDDATPAALVMEPPAYGVHMVDNGRAISHIGYVESYGTPVLFDNPVPA; translated from the coding sequence ATGGCGGTCTTCGTACATCTCACCGATCTGCACCTGCGCCCCCCGGGCGTTCTCACGCTGGGCCGGATCGATACCGATCGATACGTCGTGCAGGCGATCGATGCCATCAACGCACGCCATCCCGACATCGACGCGGTCATCGTCTCGGGCGACATCACCGACCTGGGCGAGGACGAGGCCTACAACCGGGCCGCGATGTTGCTGTCGCGCTTTCCCGTCCCGGTGATCGTCGTTCCGGGCAACCACGACCAGACCGCGGCGCTGCGCGAGGCCTTCCGTGCCTTCCCCGGCCTCGGCGAGGAGACGGTCCCCGGCAAGGCCTGTCACGCCCACCGCGTGGCGGGCGTGACGCTCGTCGCGCTCGACACCTCGATCGACCAGCTGGCCACCAACGGGCACCACGGCGAACTGGGCGCGGCGCAGCTCGAGTGGCTCGACGCCACGTTGTCGCAGGCGGGCCCGGCGCTGATCGCGATGCATCACCCGCCGTTCGGCGTCGGCATCGGCTTCATGGACAAGATCGGCCTGGCCGACGCCCGCGGATTCGCCAAGGTCCTGGCGCGTCATGAGAATGTCCTGCGCATCGTCTGCGGCCACGTCCACCGCACGATCGTCTCGGAAGTCGGCGGCGTTCCGGCAATCGCCATCCCGGGCGTCGCCCACCAGGTGGTGATGGCGCTCGACGATGCGACCCCGGCCGCACTCGTCATGGAGCCGCCGGCCTACGGTGTGCATATGGTCGACAACGGGCGCGCCATCTCGCATATCGGCTATGTGGAGAGCTACGGTACGCCCGTCCTGTTCGACAACCCGGTCCCTGCCTGA
- a CDS encoding ABC transporter ATP-binding protein codes for MSDEDDTAPMEETLPDGTFKVHPAPAHHRAGHDSTLDEKPNDDEHVIEARDVEVRFGSFTVFKNLNLDVRRGEILGFVGGSGQGKSVLMRTILDLVPKCSGTIRLFDKDVDALSASQRSLLNRRYGVLFQMGALFSSLTVKENIQVPMKEQGGTMSKQLMDELALMKIDMVGLARNSADKLPSELSGGMIKRAGLARALALDPDLLFVDEPTSGLDPIGAANFDDLIAGLRDTLGLTVYMVTHDLDSLWNVCDRVAVLADKRVIVNGPVQDLVDYDHPWVQEYFRGVRGGRFVST; via the coding sequence GTGAGCGACGAAGACGACACCGCCCCGATGGAGGAGACGCTGCCGGACGGGACCTTCAAGGTCCATCCCGCGCCCGCCCATCACCGCGCCGGCCACGACTCCACGCTGGACGAGAAACCGAACGACGACGAGCACGTCATCGAGGCGCGCGACGTCGAGGTCCGCTTCGGCTCGTTCACGGTGTTCAAGAACCTCAACCTCGATGTGCGCCGCGGCGAGATCCTCGGCTTCGTCGGCGGGTCGGGGCAGGGCAAGTCCGTGCTGATGCGCACCATCCTCGACCTGGTGCCGAAGTGTTCGGGCACGATCCGCCTGTTCGACAAGGACGTGGACGCGCTGAGCGCATCGCAGCGCTCGCTGCTCAACCGCCGCTATGGCGTGCTCTTCCAGATGGGCGCGCTGTTCTCCTCGCTGACGGTCAAGGAGAACATCCAGGTTCCGATGAAGGAGCAGGGCGGCACCATGAGCAAGCAGCTCATGGACGAGCTGGCGTTGATGAAGATCGACATGGTGGGTCTGGCGCGCAACTCGGCCGACAAGCTTCCGTCCGAACTGTCCGGCGGCATGATCAAGCGTGCCGGTCTGGCGCGCGCGCTGGCGCTCGACCCGGACCTCCTCTTCGTCGACGAGCCGACCTCCGGCCTCGACCCGATCGGCGCCGCCAACTTCGACGATCTCATCGCGGGCCTGCGCGATACGCTGGGCCTCACCGTCTACATGGTGACGCACGACCTCGATTCGCTCTGGAACGTGTGCGACCGCGTGGCGGTGCTGGCGGACAAGCGGGTCATCGTCAACGGCCCGGTGCAGGACCTCGTCGACTACGATCACCCGTGGGTTCAGGAATACTTCCGCGGTGTGCGCGGCGGTCGGTTCGTGAGCACTTAG